In Pelmatolapia mariae isolate MD_Pm_ZW unplaced genomic scaffold, Pm_UMD_F_2 NODE_ptg000535l+_length_72605_cov_1, whole genome shotgun sequence, a single window of DNA contains:
- the LOC134623289 gene encoding kinesin-like protein KIF26B isoform X2, whose product MSSLTGRGREGFPASIRGGLWSTEVQHHFETAGFSAGKDRQPKERPSPVGAGGSRGDPYRNMCQRADDVPSYKSLPGSVGDRIRTTMSFRTICRGGSMSANPGFGRSDRKVARCEKCSATLVALKKQALSLAVHHHFSCKDLSDLSAFLHENLRVHSRSTTDFRERDQGECGACGTNLYQLKQEAIHVALSRGQALAKPSFEASLSTGSLFGQIEAKRGDRASREALDQSHTPQSPRSPRTPQRTPQTLRRRGPKLPNPDMGRWVEEQQQLVASKSASRANGVTTNPYRQATDDAYQSCRDVGAVQTTSKIPHISRVVSIANTAAMSFLTRAAEKLSLTLRKKGHASDPAPSQLSTCFREIIQKNPPPVPTCLLQAATRTKDSPSVGKVKVVLRVNPSLSESQGQPPVLRIDPSKKRVTIVEPVTKSHQRATMTLGRDGKSHLKTFTFDSAYPQESSQAEVCAGVLADVIRCVLSGSDACVLGLGCADVGSWSSMVGSGENIGKLGLIPCAISWLYSAIERRRERTWTDLSVSVSAIELCCGEEDTLRDLLGEVVPSLGSIHDSPKAHIKLQEDPVYGVQLHNHNRVKAPTAERAASLLDAAIAARRHSDFITYLCDSSIMFFTLHVQPPRTESSTIGKGSRGATKLTMIDVCSGMRGVNKNKPPHSELGPIVLSLLSRQKTTPNKSGKLTLLLRESLGHTNCHTTVIAQIMDSLAHLQENFSTIQLASRFRRTQKRTKQSTSCSPCARSLTREKRGLQSFSLRAFHSTDEVDVDIRPFRLRDELDERSSSEQSCDTVIQIDSDGSVHPRSAPRQAQPEFVPIIPSLHPNKADLDDPEFAALLQELLRIPQLQVEKTTETALLGQTEVLKGERKQPERDCLKCDTFAQLQERLGCIDGSEMTMDVLKSSLKGACLNNVTVKSQQQEESVKQADTEAPQTLLNKGLSCSQTSAGEKQTDGAAPGDSFQREDSGLYDCEECSATSSSEELLNQTLGLNATCRSEPSNTRTLKSGNGFSSKRFNVDAKVKAGASSLALEPSHKQESAETVDWFKTDTRTSPVGKSSPISPSSTCSSSHSLAKSVILGGVLNSHPKQDVKEMKATITVTVQQPLDLKGQDELVFSMVEEVTISGAYDRARTGGNIICIRDGAHSQAHAEDSASSQPIQIISNVGEESAAPGSSGAPQSSVVQPAGTEKSQHQVRREKRVLPSFINPMLINTDVDCDLECAKDNESHCETLAGVRSESESKRNKARCSEDREVLQKKCAPVASEKHVKKTDKSCSQMSYEPVVLEHLSFCNKPPDNKMCEQTNTDKPHPRDCGHVYSSNTAKVSEGTEITCRNTPKRTGESPGCQETILCSYSTGSLPRAWPSAKHQDALLVDSRGLTSSTPCSPRVTLERRKVRQHSPTNHNLCISSPQRYGTDFKQDPSGTFRKGIGSVIDKSTSTVKRDNTSRRLRSPIEESGRLFSAKLQQLARRTNSLGRIPRDFPALERGGSNTSMSSRGSSRGSTEGACKSGYKGNFEGDCTFPRASRSLRKNPRSEHHFFPSENPATQSSRHIHSKLSAVGKLKTSSPKVRRSSAPSIKNPGVSHKTLQDSINHSASLSPDSKTVSHERTSSFFPSSPPRSYRSISRTPSQSSTSSSTKSAIQGFVNGRLSDFLKERAPSQTIGGSDQMTSLPSPYSQLTSPRMPDHLSGHASDTTSVLSGDLPPAMGKTSLHFSNRNSLVSSGYDSMVRDSEATGSSTSARDSVSDRSSSLLSAARSGRSSRRRGSTGTQQRHLSHDSPLTLRRSASGLRSRWMDQGIPEAYEIKVYEIDNVQRMQERAGANMLQCQAEASGAPSAEDLRNPSQIQQPEERAGAGQAPPHAGARHVEPRVRPMADVRGGLPGASGST is encoded by the exons ATGTCATCTCTGACtggaagaggaagagaggggTTTCCAGCCTCGATCAGAGGAGGTCTCTGG AGCACAGAAGTGCAGCATCACTTTGAGACCGCCGGCTTTTCCGCAGGAAAGGACCGCCAGCCCAAGGAGCGCCCCTCTCCTGTGGGTGCCGGAGGGTCCAGGGGCGACCCATATCGGAATATGTGCCAGAGAGCAGACGATGTCCCGTCTTACAAGTCCCTCCCTGGATCTGTAGGAGACCGCATCCGGACAACCATGTCCTTTAGGACTATATGTAGAGGAGGCTCCATGTCGGCGAATCCCGGCTTTGGGAGGTCCGATCGGAAAGTTGCTCGTTGCGAGAAGTGCTCAGCGACCCTTGTTGCTCTGAAGAAACAAGCCCTTAGCCTGGCTGTTCACCATCACTTCTCCTGCAAG GACTTGAGTGACCTGTCAGCATTTCTTCATGAAAACCTCCGGGTCCATAGTCGGTCCACCACAGACTTCAGAGAAAGAGATCAGGGGGAGTGTGGAGCCTGCGGTACAAACCTGTACCAGCTCAAGCAAGAGGCCATCCATGTGGCTCTGAGCCGGGGTCAGGCATTAGCCAAGCCTTCTTTTGAAGCCAGCCTCAGCACTGGCTCACTGTTTGGACAAATTGAAGCAAAGCGAGGAGACAGGGCTTCGAGGGAGGCTCTGGATCAAAGCCACACTCCTCAGAGCCCGCGCAGCCCCAGGACGCCTCAAAGGACCCCACAGACCCTCAGACGAAGGGGGCCCAAGCTCCCCAACCCTGATATGGGCCGCTgggtggaggagcagcagcagctggtggCTTCTAAATCTGCATCCAGAGCTAATGGTGTCACCACAAACCCTTACCGTCAG GCTACAGATGATGCCTATCAGAGCTGCAGGGATGTCGGGGCTGTACAGACCACCTCTAAGATCCCGCACATATCCAGAGTGGTGTCCATCGCCAACACTGCAGCTATGTCCTTTCTGACTAG GGCGGCTGAGAAGCTCAGCCTGACACTGAGGAAAAAGGGCCATGCTTCTGATCCAGCTCCCTCTCAACTCTCCACCTGCTTCAGGGAAATCATCCAGAAAAACCCACCGCCCGTCCCCACCTGCCTGCTGCAAGCTGCCACTAGAACCAAGGACTCGCCCAGCGTTGGCAAG GTTAAAGTCGTGCTGAGGGTGAACCCATCGCTGTCAGAGAGCCAAGGCCAACCACCTGTTCTCCGGATCGACCCGTCCAAGAAGAGAGTAACCATAGTGGAGCCGGTCACCAAAAGCCATCAGCGTGCTACCATGACACTGGGCAGGGATGGCAAAAGTCATCTGAAGACCTTCACCTTCGACAGTGCATATCCTCAGGAGTCAAGCCAG GCCGAGGTGTGTGCGGGCGTCTTGGCTGATGTCATCCGCTGTGTGCTCAGCGGCAGCGATGCCTGTGTCCTGGGCTTGGGTTGTGCTGATGTGG GGTCCTGGTCCAGTATGGTGGGCAGTGGTGAGAACATTGGGAAGCTCGGGTTGATTCCTTGTGCCATCTCCTGGCTGTACAGCGCCATCGAGCGGCGCAGAGAGAGGACGTGGACCGATCTCAGTGTGTCAGTGTCTGCTATTGAACTGTGCTGCGGAGAGGAGGACACACTGAGGGATCTGCTGGGGGAAGTTGTTCCATCATTAGGCAGCATCCACGACAGCCCGAAAGCCCACATTAAACTCCAGGAGGACCCAGTCTATGGAGTCCAG CTACACAACCACAACCGGGTGAAGGCCCCCACTGCCGAGCGGGCCGCTTCCCTCCTGGATGCAGCCATCGCAGCACGTCGGCACAGTGACTTTATTACGTACCTGTGTGACAGCTCCATCATGTTCTTCACCCTTCACGTCCAGCCTCCACGTACAGAGAGCAGCACCATTGGAAAAG GTTCCCGCGGTGCCACCAAGTTGACCATGATAGATGTGTGTAGTGGTATGAGGGgtgtcaacaaaaacaaacctcctCATTCTGAGCTGGGCCCAATTGTCCTGTCTCTTCTAAGTAGACAGAAAACCACCCCAAACAA GAGTGGAAAGTTGACTTTGCTCCTTCGAGAGTCCCTGGGCCACACAAATTGCCACACTACAGTAATTGCTCAAATCATGGATTCTTTGGCACACCTTCAAGAGAACTTCTCCACCATCCAGCTTGCTTCTCGTTTTCGCAGGACACAGAAGAGGACGAAG CAGTCTACCTCATGTTCTCCTTGTGCGAGGAGTCTGACTAGAGAAAAAAGAGGGCTGCAGTCGTTCTCCCTGCGGGCGTTCCACTCTACCGATGAGGTAGACGTCGACATCCGTCCTTTTCGCCTGCGTGATGAACTGGATGAACGCTCCAGTAGTGAACAGTCTTGTGACACAGTCATCCAGATAGACTCAGATGGCTCAGTCCACCCCAGATCAGCCCCGAGGCAGGCACAGCCCGAGTTTGTACCAATCATACCGTCTTTGCACCCTAACAAGGCTGACTTGGACGACCCAGAGTTTGCTGCTCTCCTCCAGGAGCTTCTGAGAATTCCTCAGCTGCAAGTGGAAAAGACGACAGAGACAGCTCTTCTGGGGCAAACCGAAGTTTTGAAAGGAGAAAGGAAGCAACCAGAGAGGGACTGTCTCAAATGTGACACGTTTGCTCAACTTCAAGAACGTCTGGGGTGTATCGATGGAAGTGAAATGACCATGGATGTGCTCAAATCTTCCTTAAAAGGTGCCTGTTTAAATAATGTCACTGTTAAGtcacagcagcaggaggaatCTGTCAAACAAGCAGACACTGAAGCTCCACAGACACTGCTGAATAAGGGGTTGAGCTGCAGTCAGACCTCTGCTGGAGAAAAGCAAACGGATGGTGCCGCCCCTGGAGACAGTTTTCAGAGAGAAGATTCGGGTTTGTATGACTGTGAGGAGTGTAGTGCGACCAGTTCCAGTGAGGAACTGCTCAATCAAACTCTCGGTCTAAACGCGACCTGCCGCTCTGAGCCTTCTAACACCAGAACTCTTAAATCAGGTAATGGGTTTTCTTCCAAGCGCTTTAATGTGGATGCAAAGGTCAAGGCAGGGGCCAGTTCTCTTGCACTTGAACCTTCACACAAACAGGAGAGCGCTGAAACTGTTGATTGGTTCAAAACAGACACAAGGACCTCACCAGTTGGCAAAAGCTCCCCCATATCTCCTTCTTCTACTTGCTCCTCTTCACACTCCCTGGCTAAAAGTGTCATACTCGGAGGCGTCCTAAACAGTCACCCCAAACAGGATGTTAAGGAAATGAAAGCCACAATCACAGTGACTGTTCAACAGCCACTGGACTTAAAAGGTCAAGATGAGCTGGTTTTCTCTATGGTAGAAGAGGTGACCATCAGTGGAGCGTATGACAGAGCAAGGACAGGTGGAAATATTATCTGCATCAGAGACGGAGCCCATTCACAGGCACACGCTGAAGACTCAGCTAGTTCTCAGCCAATCCAGATAATCAGCAACGTCGGTGAGGAATCTGCAGCTCCAGGCTCCTCTGGTGCTCCCCAAAGCTCTGTTGTTCAGCCTGCTGGCACTGAAAAGTCCCAGCATCAAGTCAGAAGGGAGAAAAGGGTGTTGCCTTCATTTATTAACCCCATGTTGATTAATACAGACGTGGATTGTGACTTGGAATGTGCCAAAGACAACGAAAGTCATTGTGAAACTTTAGCAGGAGTCAGGTCAGAATCAGAGTCCAAAAGAAATAAAGCTAGATGTTCAGAAGACAGGGAGGTCCTTCAGAAGAAGTGTGCACCTGTAGCTTCTGAGAAACATGTCAAAAAGACTGACAAGTCTTGTAGCCAAATGTCTTATGAGCCAGTCGTCTTAGAACATTTGAGTTTTTGTAATAAACCTCCAGACAACAAAATGTGTGagcagacaaacacagacaagccCCACCCCAGAGACTGTGGGCATGTTTACTCCTCTAACACTGCAAAGGTTTCAGAGGGGACTGAAATCACATGCAGAAATACACCCAAGAGGACTGGTGAGTCGCCTGGTTGCCAAGAAACCATCCTTTGCTCCTATTCAACAGGTAGCTTACCTCGAGCATGGCCAAGTGCCAAACACCAGGATGCCCTCCTCGTAGACTCAAGGGGGCTGACATCATCCACTCCCTGCAGCCCAAGGGTAACTCTCGAGAGGAGGAAGGTGAGGCAACACTCCCCTACTAACCACAACCTCTGTATTTCCTCTCCTCAAAGATATGGAACAGACTTCAAACAGGATCCTAGTGGTACTTTCAGGAAGGGTATAGGATCTGTGATTGATAAATCCACTTCAACAGTAAAACGTGATAATACAAGCAGGAGGCTCAGGTCACCGATTGAGGAAAGTGGCAGGCTTTTCAGTGCCAAACTACAGCAGCTGGCTAGACGGACGAACTCTCTTGGGCGGATCCCAAGAGACTTTCCAGCCCTAGAAAGAGGCGGTAGCAACACTTCTATGAGCTCCAGGGGAAGCTCCAGGGGAAGTACTGAAGGAGCTTGTAAGTCTGGCTATAAAGGCAATTTTGAGGGAGATTGTACCTTTCCGAGGGCCAGCAGGAGCCTGAGGAAAAATCCTCGGTCTGAACATCATTTTTTCCCTTCTGAAAACCCTGCGACTCAGTCTTCTAGGCATATCCACTCCAAGCTTTCTGCTGTGGGAAAGCTTAAGACGTCTAGCCCCAAAGTCCGTCGATCGTCAGCTCCTAGCATCAAGAACCCCGGCGTCTCCCACAAAACCCTGCAGGACTCCATCAATCATAGTGCCAGTCTGTCTCCAGACAGTAAAACAGTCAGCCACGAACGCACATcctccttttttccctcttccccTCCACGGTCTTATCGCTCCATCAGCCGGACTCCAAGCCAGAGCTCCACATCCTCATCCACAAAATCTGCCATTCAGGGATTTGTTAATGGTCGCCTCTCAGACTTTCTGAAGGAAAGGGCCCCCAGTCAAACTATAGGAGGATCGGACCAAATGACCTCACTGCCTTCCCCGTACAGTCAACTGACATCTCCCCGCATGCCTGATCACCTGAGTGGGCATGCAAGTGACACCACCAGTGTGTTGAGTGGCGATCTACCACCAGCTATGGGGAAGACCTCCCTGCATTTTTCTAACAGAAACAGTTTGGTGAGCAGTGGCTATGACAGCATGGTGAGGGACAGCGAGGCCACAGGCAGCAGCACCTCAGCCAGAGACTCGGTCAGCGACAGGAGCAGCTCCCTCCTCAGTGCGGCTCGCAGCGGCCGCTCGTCTCGGAGACGAGGTAGCACAG GTACTCAGCAGCGCCACCTTTCCCATGATTCACCCCTGACCCTGAGACGCTCGGCTAGCGGTCTGCGGTCTCGCTGGATGGATCAAGGAATCCCAGAGGCCTACGAGATCAAGGTCTATGAGATCGACAATGTACAGAGGATGCAGGAAAGAGCAG GGGCCAACATGCTTCAGTGCCAAGCTGAAGCTTCTGGAGCACCGTCAGCAGAGGATCTCCGAAATCCGAGCCAAATACAACAACCTGAGGAGAGAGCTGGAGCTGGCCAAGCACCGCCTCATGCTGGAGCCCGCCACGTGGAACCACGAGT TCGACCTATGGCGGACGTTCGAGGTGGACTCCCTGGAGCATCTGGAAGCACTTGA